The Silvanigrella paludirubra genome window below encodes:
- a CDS encoding DMT family protein produces the protein MFTYLITIFLLCASSSIMIVAWYGHLKFVNSPLWIVILISWGIAFFEYLLQVPANRIGHKVMSAAQLRIIAEMFTLCAFFFFSTFYLKEKFTLNYFLSFLCIFAAVYFAFFGPFKN, from the coding sequence ATGTTTACATATCTCATTACAATATTTCTACTTTGTGCAAGCTCATCTATCATGATTGTTGCATGGTATGGACATCTCAAATTTGTGAATAGTCCACTGTGGATTGTTATTTTAATCTCTTGGGGAATTGCATTTTTTGAGTATTTATTACAAGTTCCAGCTAATAGAATTGGTCATAAAGTTATGTCTGCCGCACAATTAAGAATTATTGCTGAAATGTTCACATTATGTGCATTTTTCTTCTTTTCAACTTTTTATTTAAAAGAAAAGTTTACATTAAATTATTTTTTAAGTTTCCTTTGTATTTTTGCCGCTGTCTATTTTGCTTTTTTTGGACCATTTAAAAATTGA
- a CDS encoding DUF4054 domain-containing protein, whose product MELNADFFKSIFPEFKDYENKIIQYFIDSNSKKLNKDFYNNDWEIAVLNLSAHQALLSKKGSNKKGEIVSETIAGVDRTYKTSHTNPNDSYFLSTIYGSEYLRIKKENSYFRGFTT is encoded by the coding sequence ATGGAACTTAATGCTGATTTTTTTAAATCAATATTTCCTGAATTTAAAGATTATGAAAATAAAATAATTCAATATTTTATTGATTCAAATTCTAAGAAATTAAATAAAGATTTTTATAACAATGATTGGGAAATAGCTGTATTAAATTTATCAGCACATCAAGCTTTATTATCTAAAAAAGGTTCAAACAAAAAAGGTGAAATAGTTTCTGAAACCATTGCTGGAGTGGACAGAACCTATAAAACAAGTCACACAAATCCAAATGATTCTTATTTTTTATCAACTATCTATGGTTCTGAGTATCTGAGGATTAAAAAGGAAAATTCATATTTTAGAGGTTTCACTACATGA
- a CDS encoding helix-turn-helix domain-containing protein, whose protein sequence is MKKIIPSVKNSNKSKQIKNPKGAGRKKLFQDKYHNEIIDSMKKGQSLSFFASKIGVSKQTVYNWINEIQNFKESFEIAQTACQAFWETLALNNAVTAKGNGNQIQYQMSKRFRDDYGDSSQINIFNSNNQNNTKAIEEMTREELDIYYEKLLKEHQKAEKNDK, encoded by the coding sequence ATGAAGAAAATTATACCGTCTGTCAAAAATTCAAATAAATCTAAACAAATTAAAAATCCTAAGGGCGCAGGCCGAAAAAAATTATTCCAAGATAAATATCACAACGAAATAATTGACTCAATGAAGAAAGGGCAAAGCCTTTCTTTTTTTGCTTCAAAAATCGGAGTGAGTAAACAAACTGTTTATAACTGGATTAATGAAATTCAAAACTTTAAAGAGTCGTTTGAAATAGCACAAACTGCATGCCAAGCATTTTGGGAAACATTGGCCTTAAATAATGCTGTAACAGCAAAAGGAAATGGTAATCAAATACAATATCAAATGAGTAAAAGGTTTCGTGATGATTATGGTGATTCTTCTCAGATAAACATATTCAATTCTAATAATCAAAATAATACAAAAGCAATAGAAGAAATGACAAGGGAAGAGTTAGATATATATTATGAAAAACTTTTAAAAGAACACCAAAAAGCAGAGAAAAATGACAAGTAG
- a CDS encoding SLATT domain-containing protein gives MCNNFDNIENQARINLKGRIDITKRARMIAEKRLKFYSFWLNFGVGFISIMNIFITIFMLIYKKDVHSNDVLNLAVIFYSLLLIIVSLIIWNSNFEVRSENFRKCYLKLDKLMRIDFEEKSLNDIEKKYHLILENFDNHHDLDNIKARILFNRNSNNIPFSLNIYDKIYYYSLKIITYLLYVFILISPLIIIYIFR, from the coding sequence ATGTGTAATAATTTTGATAATATAGAGAATCAAGCAAGGATAAATTTAAAAGGAAGAATTGATATAACAAAAAGGGCTAGAATGATTGCTGAAAAGAGATTGAAATTTTATTCTTTTTGGTTAAATTTTGGAGTTGGTTTTATTTCTATAATGAATATATTTATAACTATATTTATGTTAATTTATAAGAAAGACGTTCATTCTAATGATGTTTTAAATTTAGCTGTTATTTTTTATTCTTTATTATTAATTATTGTATCTTTAATAATATGGAATAGTAATTTTGAAGTTAGATCAGAGAATTTTAGAAAATGCTATTTAAAATTAGATAAATTGATGAGAATTGATTTTGAAGAAAAAAGTTTAAATGATATTGAAAAAAAATATCATTTAATTTTAGAAAATTTTGATAATCATCATGATTTAGATAATATAAAAGCAAGAATTTTATTTAATAGAAATTCAAATAATATTCCATTTAGCCTTAATATATATGATAAAATATATTACTACTCTTTAAAAATAATAACATATTTATTATATGTTTTTATATTAATAAGCCCTTTAATAATAATTTATATATTCAGATAA
- a CDS encoding major capsid family protein, translated as MNDTIYVEEQLTNILPKTYEAKFPNLKAKEIFPVDYSDGDGVDIIEWISYDARGIAKILASYAAKDIPRVDISGKKNFTRVFTGGASFGYSVDDIRKSQKTGKSIDAKKASTALRANEELIEKISFNGDDKHGIVGILAHPNIPRFSTLKNAATKYLWKDKNPKEKLDDLYSMFNSMTKTTNELETPDSIALSPDIYNLLHETPYSDRDSTPIVETFKKAKPEIKNYYKVPYFAKAGANETDIVMMFKKDSEKISLKIPHETEFMPPQVDGLEQVVFTRLRIAGVVVFMPFSCLIGEGF; from the coding sequence ATGAATGATACGATTTATGTTGAAGAACAATTAACAAATATTCTTCCAAAAACTTATGAAGCAAAATTTCCAAATTTAAAAGCAAAAGAAATATTTCCTGTTGATTACTCAGATGGCGACGGTGTCGATATCATAGAATGGATTTCATATGATGCTAGAGGCATAGCAAAAATTTTAGCTAGTTATGCTGCTAAGGATATTCCACGAGTAGATATCAGTGGAAAAAAGAATTTTACTCGTGTTTTTACAGGAGGAGCTTCTTTTGGATATTCTGTTGATGATATAAGAAAGTCTCAAAAAACAGGAAAATCAATTGATGCCAAAAAAGCCTCCACTGCACTGAGAGCTAATGAAGAATTAATTGAAAAAATTTCATTTAATGGAGATGATAAGCATGGTATCGTTGGAATCTTAGCACATCCAAATATTCCAAGATTTTCTACTTTAAAAAATGCTGCTACAAAATATTTATGGAAAGATAAAAATCCTAAAGAAAAATTAGACGATTTGTATTCAATGTTTAATTCTATGACTAAAACAACTAATGAATTGGAAACACCTGATTCAATAGCTTTGTCTCCAGATATTTATAATTTATTACATGAAACGCCTTATTCCGATAGAGATTCTACTCCAATTGTTGAAACATTTAAAAAAGCTAAACCTGAAATTAAAAATTATTATAAAGTACCATATTTTGCTAAAGCTGGAGCAAACGAGACAGATATAGTCATGATGTTTAAAAAAGATTCTGAAAAAATATCATTAAAAATTCCTCACGAAACAGAATTCATGCCTCCTCAAGTAGATGGATTAGAGCAAGTTGTATTTACAAGATTAAGAATAGCAGGAGTTGTTGTTTTTATGCCTTTTTCTTGTCTAATTGGTGAGGGATTTTAA
- a CDS encoding ParA family protein, giving the protein MTRTIAIVNEKGGVGKTTTIIELAYQLGNSGKSVLVVDLDSQENASKMLLGKSMSEVTDEETKTIFDAFLDVKNKVQLDEIIKPAIEAWQNTLVLPSDCRLATISDHLHSRLNKEHILKSILAKIKDNFDYILIDLSPLMNVLTINALVAADYYLVPTDLSVYSQKGMRTIHEVAQMIKESGNNPDLQLLGVFVTSFQKGGSNAVRALLDELEEEYKEKFLTVKVPDSVKVIESQRQKTPVGLFAPDSNVAVAYKELSNIVEGV; this is encoded by the coding sequence ATGACAAGAACAATTGCAATCGTGAACGAAAAGGGCGGTGTAGGAAAGACTACAACTATAATTGAACTCGCGTACCAACTTGGAAATTCTGGTAAAAGCGTGCTCGTTGTTGATTTAGACTCACAGGAAAATGCAAGCAAAATGCTTTTAGGTAAGAGTATGAGTGAAGTAACAGACGAGGAAACTAAAACTATTTTTGATGCTTTTTTAGATGTTAAAAATAAGGTTCAATTGGATGAAATAATTAAACCAGCCATTGAAGCATGGCAAAATACGCTTGTACTTCCTTCTGATTGTAGACTCGCAACTATCAGTGATCACTTGCACAGCCGACTGAATAAAGAACATATTTTAAAAAGTATACTTGCAAAAATAAAAGATAATTTTGATTATATTTTAATTGATTTATCTCCATTAATGAATGTTCTAACTATTAATGCTCTTGTTGCGGCTGATTATTATTTGGTTCCTACAGATTTAAGCGTGTACTCACAAAAAGGGATGCGCACGATTCATGAAGTTGCTCAGATGATAAAAGAAAGTGGTAACAATCCCGATTTACAACTTCTAGGCGTGTTTGTTACTTCATTTCAAAAGGGCGGGTCCAATGCTGTACGCGCTCTACTCGATGAATTAGAAGAAGAGTACAAAGAAAAATTTCTAACCGTGAAAGTTCCGGACTCTGTAAAAGTAATTGAAAGTCAGCGCCAAAAAACTCCCGTAGGTTTATTCGCTCCTGATTCTAACGTTGCGGTAGCATATAAAGAGTTGTCCAATATAGTAGAAGGAGTCTAA
- a CDS encoding exonuclease domain-containing protein, whose amino-acid sequence MNKILILDTETTGLDPKKDSIIEVAAILVDLNHKRIECQRSGLIYALTNEDSEKITGITQLMLDGVKNAFDDPFNSIKIMAEQSICIVAHNAEFDKAFVEAKGIVLSGINNLPLAWICSYRDINYDIQTENKKLSTLAEAYSVDSGGAHRALSDVTMLAQILFKVPNIESQIISAIENKKKPEVKIISLAPFDMKEDVKKAGFRWNPQDKTWWKNIRAANENEINNIISSFGFDVKIA is encoded by the coding sequence ATGAATAAAATTTTAATTCTTGACACTGAGACAACTGGTTTAGATCCAAAAAAAGACTCCATAATTGAAGTAGCTGCAATTCTTGTTGATTTAAATCATAAAAGAATTGAATGCCAAAGATCAGGGTTAATTTATGCGCTGACAAATGAGGACTCAGAAAAAATAACGGGAATTACTCAATTAATGTTAGATGGAGTTAAGAACGCTTTTGATGATCCATTTAATTCTATTAAAATAATGGCTGAACAAAGTATTTGCATTGTCGCTCACAATGCAGAATTTGATAAAGCTTTTGTGGAAGCTAAGGGGATTGTTTTGAGTGGCATAAATAATCTACCTTTAGCGTGGATTTGTTCATATCGCGACATAAATTATGACATTCAAACTGAAAATAAAAAACTAAGCACGCTTGCAGAGGCTTATAGCGTCGATTCTGGCGGCGCTCATCGTGCGTTATCAGATGTTACGATGCTCGCTCAAATATTATTTAAAGTACCAAATATTGAATCGCAAATTATTAGTGCAATCGAAAACAAAAAAAAGCCAGAAGTTAAAATAATTTCATTAGCTCCGTTTGATATGAAAGAGGATGTAAAAAAAGCTGGTTTTCGTTGGAACCCTCAAGATAAAACTTGGTGGAAGAATATTCGAGCTGCTAATGAGAATGAAATAAATAATATAATTAGCTCATTTGGATTTGATGTCAAAATAGCTTAA
- a CDS encoding structural cement protein Gp24: protein MGYSMYMDVAYAGQLADINTYISRTYSASEVIPAGTLIARTEQGKEIAKKATKKEDEILGICLRDTSGINDGIEGFKAKSAIAAISFGCVYVVVESDVKSGQSVYVRVVDDASLKIGGFSGKEDATKANTLKVKNAKFVTSAQAGKVAQIELLGGLELLAVV from the coding sequence ATGGGTTATAGCATGTATATGGATGTTGCTTATGCTGGTCAATTAGCAGATATAAATACATATATATCAAGAACATATTCAGCAAGTGAAGTTATTCCTGCAGGTACTTTAATAGCAAGGACAGAACAAGGAAAAGAAATAGCAAAAAAAGCAACTAAAAAAGAAGATGAAATATTAGGAATATGCTTGAGAGATACTTCAGGAATTAATGATGGAATAGAAGGATTTAAAGCAAAATCAGCGATTGCTGCAATAAGCTTCGGATGTGTTTATGTTGTAGTTGAATCTGATGTAAAGTCTGGACAATCTGTTTATGTAAGAGTTGTAGATGATGCAAGCCTAAAAATTGGTGGATTTTCTGGAAAAGAAGATGCAACAAAAGCAAACACATTAAAAGTAAAAAATGCAAAATTTGTTACTTCAGCCCAAGCTGGAAAAGTTGCACAAATAGAATTACTTGGTGGACTTGAATTACTTGCAGTTGTATAA
- a CDS encoding phage minor head protein, with the protein MNSIQFIEYALLNSKPNLKVRIQAEPPISLERQFQNEILNLAKPFFKKFRSDLLLKYDIWNDKYSLNLDSEDNEEDKSDIEIFFNNILKGIGIYFSYKILKSLISKFSQKILIYSKTKLSNQMEKIFKLKPFYSQENLKISINLWVEKNITKLNSNLIQCVQNSKISIYSMFEKEEKGKEFFKKQVIENQLKFESSIAFFARDQVSGLDGLLTKILHAEIGMDNFIWSTCRDDKVRPTHRALEGKLCSWSNLPKLNGISVFPGSENCCRCVARPIVSHKLI; encoded by the coding sequence ATGAATAGCATTCAATTTATTGAATATGCTCTTTTAAATTCAAAACCAAATTTAAAAGTCAGAATTCAAGCTGAGCCACCAATATCTTTAGAACGTCAATTTCAAAATGAAATTTTAAATTTAGCAAAGCCGTTTTTTAAAAAATTTAGAAGTGATTTACTTTTAAAATATGACATTTGGAATGATAAATATTCTTTAAATTTAGATTCAGAAGATAATGAAGAAGATAAGAGTGATATAGAGATTTTTTTTAATAATATTTTGAAAGGTATCGGAATTTATTTCAGTTATAAAATCTTAAAATCTTTAATTAGTAAATTTTCTCAAAAAATATTAATTTATTCTAAAACTAAGTTATCAAATCAAATGGAAAAAATATTTAAATTAAAACCATTTTATAGTCAAGAAAATTTAAAAATATCAATTAATTTATGGGTTGAGAAAAACATCACAAAATTGAATAGTAATTTAATTCAATGTGTTCAAAACAGTAAAATATCTATTTATTCAATGTTTGAAAAGGAAGAAAAAGGAAAAGAATTTTTTAAAAAACAAGTGATTGAAAATCAATTAAAATTTGAATCTTCAATTGCTTTTTTTGCCCGTGATCAAGTTTCAGGTCTTGATGGGCTTTTAACAAAAATTTTGCATGCAGAAATTGGGATGGATAATTTTATTTGGTCTACATGCAGAGACGATAAGGTAAGACCTACTCACAGAGCATTAGAAGGTAAGCTATGTTCTTGGTCTAACCTTCCGAAATTAAACGGTATTTCTGTCTTTCCAGGCTCTGAAAATTGTTGTAGATGTGTAGCTCGCCCAATAGTAAGTCATAAATTAATTTAG
- a CDS encoding helix-turn-helix domain-containing protein: MNLEGSFGFGSEVWSAKIQLIDLIELGKTEEDLFLRLNKRLLQLLKGISKGEASDDDFKIEIISNNKFTVKFFNSKHVTSLIFKNIRESERLSQAKVAIDLCCERTSYSQYEEGKREPSLTKFSEILDAMGFEWHLNIQKKKIA; this comes from the coding sequence ATGAATTTAGAAGGAAGCTTTGGATTTGGTAGCGAGGTATGGAGCGCTAAGATTCAGCTTATTGATTTAATCGAGCTCGGAAAAACAGAGGAAGATCTATTTTTAAGATTGAATAAAAGACTTTTGCAGCTTTTAAAGGGAATTTCTAAAGGTGAAGCTTCAGATGATGATTTTAAAATCGAAATAATTTCTAATAATAAATTCACAGTTAAATTTTTCAATTCAAAACATGTTACTTCTTTAATATTTAAAAATATTCGTGAGTCTGAAAGACTATCACAGGCTAAAGTTGCGATTGATCTTTGTTGCGAAAGAACTTCTTATTCTCAATACGAAGAAGGAAAGCGAGAACCTTCGCTAACAAAATTTTCTGAAATTCTTGATGCAATGGGTTTTGAGTGGCATTTAAATATCCAAAAAAAGAAAATTGCATAA
- a CDS encoding DUF2213 domain-containing protein — protein sequence MSTGYNFVKLNTDKPEITSQGFLRCKVAASKTGVFTYYDKKGNIRRELRLPEEVFNKDSMASLANIPFTNEHPLEAVNAFNSNKYTKGFTDSAVQQNKDLLETFVTITDAKVIQDVLNGKREASGGYSRDLEYKSGEYNGKPYDCIQRNIRYNHLALVKKGRANKDEELARVKLILDSADFDDDFSIETQDENLNSLDKKGEKISMKLNLDGSEYEVADISLGIAMQNKISSDSIKLNDLKNANEDFKKKFDAVSAEKDALKLNLDSLSNEINELKNVPKIDDKLILEKANELIEVKSFVSKALPKLNLDGLSAEEIRKQFVTEKFGKEHVSDKSIDYIRASFDAFKKLNNVTNNDAEAKAVAGHFQNSTNDSKSSARDSYMKKFTENY from the coding sequence ATGTCAACTGGGTACAATTTTGTAAAATTAAATACCGACAAACCAGAAATAACATCACAAGGATTTTTAAGATGCAAAGTTGCAGCAAGTAAAACAGGAGTCTTCACTTACTACGATAAAAAAGGGAATATTAGAAGAGAACTAAGATTACCAGAAGAAGTCTTTAATAAAGATAGCATGGCTTCTTTAGCAAATATTCCTTTTACTAATGAACATCCACTAGAAGCTGTAAATGCTTTTAATTCGAATAAATATACAAAAGGTTTTACAGATTCTGCAGTTCAACAAAATAAAGATTTACTAGAAACTTTTGTAACCATTACTGATGCAAAAGTAATTCAAGATGTTTTAAATGGAAAAAGAGAAGCATCAGGAGGGTATTCTAGAGATCTCGAATATAAAAGCGGAGAATACAACGGAAAGCCTTACGACTGTATACAAAGAAATATCCGCTACAACCATTTAGCTCTCGTAAAAAAAGGAAGAGCTAATAAAGATGAAGAATTAGCTAGAGTAAAATTAATATTAGATTCAGCAGATTTTGATGATGATTTCTCAATAGAAACACAAGATGAAAATTTAAATAGTTTAGATAAAAAAGGAGAAAAAATTTCTATGAAATTAAATTTAGATGGCAGTGAATATGAAGTTGCAGATATAAGTTTAGGAATTGCTATGCAAAATAAAATAAGCAGCGATTCTATTAAACTAAATGATTTAAAAAATGCAAATGAAGATTTTAAGAAAAAGTTTGATGCTGTTAGTGCAGAAAAAGATGCTCTTAAGCTTAATTTAGATTCATTAAGCAATGAAATTAATGAATTAAAAAATGTTCCAAAAATTGATGATAAATTGATATTAGAAAAAGCAAATGAATTAATTGAAGTTAAATCTTTTGTGTCTAAAGCTTTACCAAAACTAAATCTTGATGGACTTAGTGCTGAAGAAATAAGAAAACAATTTGTTACTGAAAAATTTGGAAAAGAACATGTTAGCGACAAATCAATTGATTACATTAGAGCTTCATTTGATGCATTTAAGAAATTAAATAACGTTACTAATAATGATGCAGAAGCAAAAGCAGTAGCAGGTCATTTCCAAAATAGCACTAATGATTCAAAATCTTCGGCAAGAGATAGTTATATGAAAAAATTTACAGAAAATTATTAA
- a CDS encoding DUF1073 domain-containing protein, producing MKKALVKAQTKNKQTITNLDGWQDVKRGLNSFKDKRTSIMLTDFSVSKSYSDILYKTDSLAKKIVNEPVEDSLREGFNFVLKRKKESEKLNHEFKRLLLRNKIETAWKDARKYGGSVLLFGFEDGLTLVDELEIDRIKGIKWILPFNKHQIQAEGIDENLESSNFGRPLFYKFNYSNNFKEKNNTVEKFHASRCIVFDGDILDYESFKSKGFFHESILTSIYPALKNYNIAHESIAAAFPEIWQGIYKIPSFMDAIASSNEELVKKRIEVMDDMRSNFRALVLGEGEDFDRKALSFAGIPELLNKVTERLVAVAKMPHTKLLGEGSQGNTSGRTEQTEWYDIVSHIQEQYLQPKLETIGEFLKQYLCQDKEQEIQIEFNSLYQQDPLKEADVYLKYAQADNLYITNQTIDPHEVAQSRFSGLKFGNRIILDKKIRKANKLTSEIPEDKENNESENE from the coding sequence ATGAAAAAAGCTCTAGTTAAAGCTCAAACAAAAAATAAACAAACAATTACAAATTTAGATGGCTGGCAAGATGTTAAAAGAGGTTTAAATTCTTTTAAAGATAAAAGAACTTCAATTATGTTAACTGATTTCTCAGTTAGTAAATCTTATTCTGATATACTTTATAAAACAGATAGCCTTGCAAAAAAAATAGTGAACGAACCAGTTGAGGATTCTTTAAGAGAAGGCTTTAATTTTGTTTTAAAAAGAAAAAAAGAATCTGAAAAACTAAACCATGAATTTAAACGCTTGCTTTTAAGAAATAAAATTGAGACCGCTTGGAAAGATGCAAGAAAATATGGTGGATCAGTTCTCTTGTTTGGATTTGAAGATGGGCTTACATTAGTTGATGAATTAGAAATAGATAGAATAAAAGGTATAAAGTGGATACTTCCTTTTAATAAACATCAAATACAGGCAGAAGGAATTGATGAGAATTTAGAGTCATCAAACTTTGGTAGACCTTTGTTTTATAAATTTAATTATTCAAATAATTTTAAAGAAAAAAACAACACAGTTGAAAAATTTCACGCCTCAAGATGTATTGTTTTTGATGGAGATATTTTAGATTATGAGAGTTTTAAAAGTAAAGGGTTTTTTCATGAAAGCATTCTAACTTCAATTTATCCAGCTCTAAAAAACTATAATATTGCGCATGAAAGTATTGCGGCCGCTTTTCCTGAAATATGGCAAGGGATTTATAAAATTCCGTCATTTATGGACGCAATAGCTTCTAGTAATGAAGAATTAGTTAAAAAAAGAATTGAAGTCATGGATGATATGCGTTCAAATTTTCGGGCATTAGTTTTAGGAGAAGGTGAAGATTTTGATAGGAAAGCTTTATCATTCGCTGGAATTCCTGAACTATTAAATAAAGTGACAGAAAGACTTGTTGCTGTAGCAAAAATGCCTCACACAAAATTATTAGGTGAAGGCAGCCAAGGAAACACTAGCGGACGCACAGAACAAACAGAATGGTACGATATTGTATCTCACATTCAAGAACAATATCTACAACCTAAATTGGAAACTATTGGCGAATTCTTAAAACAGTATTTATGCCAAGATAAAGAGCAGGAAATCCAGATTGAATTCAATTCTCTTTATCAGCAAGACCCACTTAAAGAAGCAGATGTTTATCTTAAATATGCGCAAGCTGACAATCTTTATATTACTAATCAGACTATAGATCCCCATGAAGTAGCACAATCTAGGTTTAGTGGACTTAAATTTGGAAATAGAATTATTCTTGATAAGAAGATAAGAAAAGCAAATAAATTAACTTCTGAGATTCCAGAAGACAAAGAAAACAACGAGTCAGAAAATGAATAG
- a CDS encoding DUF6573 family protein gives MSNQNAKVIFEYTIENAVEDGCLFNLSREFKNEVCELGISVPVYCSKYVYENYINLTECAKKMLNDIKGRAWDILFMAGFMMNKAVKNGYSHFVFYCVVDEMKAKEITAVLKFDGYNFFILKDLSED, from the coding sequence ATGTCAAATCAAAATGCTAAAGTTATTTTTGAGTACACAATTGAGAATGCCGTTGAAGATGGATGTCTTTTTAATTTATCAAGAGAATTTAAAAATGAAGTATGCGAATTAGGAATTAGTGTCCCCGTGTATTGCTCAAAATATGTTTATGAAAATTACATAAATCTAACTGAATGCGCAAAAAAAATGTTAAATGATATAAAAGGTAGAGCTTGGGATATTCTTTTCATGGCAGGGTTTATGATGAATAAAGCAGTTAAAAATGGCTATTCACATTTTGTATTTTATTGTGTTGTTGATGAAATGAAAGCAAAAGAGATAACAGCAGTTTTAAAATTTGATGGTTATAATTTTTTTATTTTAAAAGATTTATCTGAGGACTAA
- the terL gene encoding phage terminase large subunit, translating into MTSSIQEKIKILELLNQIKKRKNEQDDFLNFCQKSFSDYIPGWVHVDICRRLEKFAQDVIDKKSPRLMMFMPPRHGKSFHFSERFPAWFLGKYPKGEYISTSYGQTLSEEFSGKCRDLIKEDWIKEIFPKFDLKKDCKSLQKWKTTYGGSFIAGSVDSGITGKGGHIISIDDPHKNGQEALSDTMRNKVINWYKSTVYTRRYKGAGILIIQTRWHEDDLSGYLLRTEPHKWQVVCYPAIATENEINRKRGEALFPELYDLEALQDIKETIGDYNWNAQYQQDPLPASGTLFKREDWRYYDQPFTFYDRIIQTWDFSFKGSEDNDFTVGQVWGKKGVNLYLLDQVRGHWDFPQQIEQVKLLSNKYPLAHAKYIEDKANGSAVISMLKNKISGLIPFNPKTEKFNRGLVVQPLQQAGNIYLPNPKLFPWVPEYVSEMSKFPKAKYDDQFDCTALAVIQLSNDGLERLKALL; encoded by the coding sequence ATGACAAGTAGTATTCAAGAAAAAATTAAAATTCTTGAATTACTCAATCAAATAAAGAAACGTAAAAATGAACAGGATGATTTTTTAAACTTCTGTCAAAAAAGTTTTTCAGATTATATTCCTGGTTGGGTACATGTTGATATATGCAGAAGATTAGAGAAATTTGCTCAAGATGTTATTGATAAAAAATCCCCTCGATTAATGATGTTCATGCCACCACGACATGGAAAATCATTTCATTTTAGTGAAAGATTTCCTGCATGGTTTTTGGGTAAGTATCCTAAAGGCGAATATATTTCTACTTCATATGGTCAAACACTTTCAGAAGAATTTTCAGGAAAATGCAGGGACTTAATCAAAGAAGATTGGATCAAAGAAATATTTCCAAAATTTGATTTAAAAAAAGATTGTAAGTCATTGCAAAAATGGAAAACAACTTACGGCGGTTCATTCATTGCTGGTAGTGTGGATTCTGGAATTACTGGAAAAGGCGGTCATATTATCTCTATTGATGACCCTCATAAAAATGGACAAGAAGCCCTCTCCGATACAATGCGTAATAAAGTAATTAACTGGTACAAATCCACAGTTTATACTAGACGCTACAAAGGTGCTGGAATTTTAATAATCCAAACCCGTTGGCATGAAGATGATTTGAGCGGTTATTTATTAAGAACAGAACCTCATAAATGGCAAGTTGTTTGCTATCCAGCTATAGCAACAGAAAACGAAATAAACAGAAAAAGAGGAGAGGCTTTATTTCCTGAGCTTTATGACTTAGAAGCGCTTCAGGACATTAAAGAGACAATTGGCGATTATAATTGGAACGCTCAATATCAACAGGACCCATTGCCTGCTAGTGGTACTTTGTTTAAAAGAGAAGATTGGCGTTACTACGATCAACCATTTACTTTTTACGACCGCATTATTCAAACTTGGGATTTTTCTTTCAAAGGCTCAGAGGATAATGATTTTACAGTCGGGCAAGTTTGGGGCAAAAAAGGTGTTAACCTTTATTTATTGGATCAAGTTCGTGGTCATTGGGACTTCCCACAACAAATAGAACAAGTAAAATTATTATCAAATAAATATCCGTTAGCACATGCTAAATATATAGAAGATAAAGCAAATGGTAGTGCTGTTATTTCAATGCTAAAAAATAAAATTTCAGGCTTAATTCCATTCAATCCTAAAACCGAAAAATTCAACAGAGGTTTAGTTGTTCAACCTTTGCAACAAGCTGGAAATATTTATTTACCGAACCCTAAATTGTTCCCTTGGGTTCCTGAATATGTGAGTGAAATGAGTAAATTTCCAAAAGCTAAATATGATGATCAGTTTGATTGCACCGCTTTAGCAGTAATACAATTAAGTAATGACGGATTAGAGAGATTAAAAGCTCTTTTGTAA